One genomic segment of uncultured Desulfobacter sp. includes these proteins:
- a CDS encoding rhamnan synthesis F family protein, with protein sequence MTSNDAYQNIKKLNCILPSEYLIDTYANRVLNKRIAVVIHMHYIDSLERYKNYINNIHQEITVYFTTSNEELRKKIEIFAACKDNYRIIPKKNRGRDISSFLVACRKEILNYEYICFLHDKKEKYSSLKPDTDRWIYNMWENMLGSMVYINNLIIYLEKKTQIGLLLPPIHFGERSSFAFRNTWFNNYNNTIELAKRLDLHCDIKKAISPMAIGTVFWAKVKALRKLFEYEWRYEHFDEEPLAEDGTLSHAIERILEFVAKDAGYETKWVMTNQFAEERLENFQEASCKAFDRLQKLLGLRHIYDLDRFDNKVLEMKQLCRNYKKIYIYGAGVHGKKCLLFMYHIDVKVDAFVVTNMIGNGAVIKNISVYSLDEIEVDNDTLIVVAAKKEFTEEILGNIEKKQWPMNAVYNWVSHLD encoded by the coding sequence ATGACGTCGAATGATGCATATCAAAACATAAAAAAGCTAAACTGTATTCTACCATCTGAATACTTAATAGATACTTATGCCAATAGAGTTTTAAATAAACGCATAGCCGTTGTGATCCATATGCATTATATAGACTCTCTTGAAAGATATAAGAACTATATTAATAATATCCATCAGGAAATTACTGTCTATTTTACAACGTCCAATGAAGAATTGCGTAAAAAAATAGAGATCTTTGCTGCTTGCAAAGATAATTACAGAATTATACCAAAGAAGAATCGAGGCAGAGATATCAGTTCTTTCTTGGTCGCCTGCCGCAAAGAAATTTTGAACTATGAATACATTTGTTTCCTTCACGATAAAAAAGAAAAATATTCATCACTGAAGCCTGATACCGACAGATGGATATATAATATGTGGGAAAATATGCTGGGAAGTATGGTTTATATCAACAACCTAATTATTTATTTAGAGAAAAAGACTCAGATAGGGTTATTGTTACCGCCAATTCATTTTGGTGAACGGAGTTCCTTTGCATTTAGGAATACGTGGTTTAATAATTATAACAATACAATCGAACTGGCAAAACGGTTGGACCTGCATTGCGATATAAAAAAAGCGATATCACCTATGGCAATAGGGACAGTATTCTGGGCTAAGGTCAAGGCATTAAGAAAGCTTTTTGAATATGAATGGAGGTATGAGCATTTTGACGAAGAACCATTGGCAGAAGATGGGACATTAAGCCATGCGATTGAACGCATTTTGGAATTTGTTGCTAAAGACGCAGGTTATGAAACCAAATGGGTTATGACGAATCAATTTGCAGAAGAACGATTGGAAAATTTTCAGGAAGCGTCATGCAAAGCATTTGACAGGCTTCAAAAGTTATTAGGTTTAAGGCATATATATGACCTGGACCGATTTGATAATAAAGTATTGGAAATGAAACAACTATGCAGAAATTATAAAAAAATTTATATATATGGGGCAGGTGTGCATGGAAAAAAATGTCTTCTTTTTATGTACCACATTGATGTAAAAGTGGATGCATTTGTTGTTACAAATATGATTGGAAATGGCGCCGTGATTAAAAATATTTCGGTATATTCTTTAGACGAGATAGAGGTTGATAACGATACATTAATAGTTGTTGCTGCGAAAAAGGAATTTACAGAAGAAATTCTTGGGAATATAGAAAAAAAGCAATGGCCTATGAATGCTGTATATAATTGGGTTTCGCATTTAGACTAG
- a CDS encoding CDP-glycerol glycerophosphotransferase family protein, with translation MDAIQSILQQKTGKFSINEFNFQTWEDFRSNKENKKVFVFGIGNGAEYYLENNTGSVAGIIDNDRRKHGTSIDIHISDIASEKCLEKKVLNVSALYQHNKDEIVILITSLKASEQIAIQLENSGITNFFSLLAMEALRRPAFGTIESNDVPKECTKIIEQNKLVFYTMGSFSGHGKYIVAQLLKLRDDLDIVWIVDDFTLKLPAGIRIVYRKNKSKYIHEMETAKIWIYDDMVPLNIHKRMEQIYVQVKHWSSVTLKTFGFDLTTFRGEDTEIAICKHNSEMINYIITGSKFDTDTCRSGFGFQGDIIQIGSARSDILFDAGETVKKIYSYYNLADSEKILLYTPTFRCKQGEHYKPEAYETNIDYGILVKNLKKKFAGDWIVFLRLHPVVSEASKTMKRLDCVIDASDYPDSQELVAAADIMITDYSSMMFEPAFIRKPVFLFAPDRMEYINGERKLLIDYDDLPFPIAETNEALASRINNFSQEEYESKVDEFMKKYGVCEDGHASERAAKFISDLIDGTRVKE, from the coding sequence TTGGATGCAATACAAAGTATTTTGCAACAAAAAACAGGTAAATTTAGTATAAATGAATTCAATTTTCAAACATGGGAAGATTTCCGTAGTAATAAGGAAAACAAAAAAGTATTTGTTTTTGGGATTGGAAATGGTGCCGAATACTATTTAGAGAATAACACTGGAAGTGTTGCCGGTATAATAGACAATGATAGAAGAAAACATGGTACTTCCATTGATATACACATTTCAGACATAGCATCGGAAAAGTGTCTTGAAAAAAAAGTTCTGAACGTATCTGCATTGTATCAACACAACAAAGACGAAATAGTTATTTTAATTACCAGCCTCAAAGCAAGCGAACAGATTGCCATACAACTTGAAAATTCAGGAATAACAAATTTTTTTTCATTACTTGCCATGGAGGCGTTAAGAAGGCCTGCATTTGGCACAATAGAAAGTAATGATGTACCGAAAGAGTGTACGAAAATAATTGAGCAAAACAAGCTTGTCTTTTACACAATGGGTAGTTTTTCCGGACATGGGAAATATATCGTTGCACAGCTTTTAAAGCTGCGTGATGATTTAGATATTGTTTGGATTGTTGATGATTTTACTCTAAAATTACCGGCAGGAATTAGGATAGTATATCGTAAAAACAAATCAAAATATATTCATGAAATGGAAACAGCAAAGATATGGATATATGATGACATGGTTCCATTAAATATTCATAAAAGAATGGAACAGATTTATGTGCAAGTTAAACACTGGTCAAGCGTTACATTAAAAACCTTTGGGTTTGATCTGACAACATTTCGTGGTGAAGATACAGAAATTGCTATTTGTAAACATAATTCAGAAATGATTAACTATATTATTACAGGAAGTAAGTTTGATACAGATACTTGCAGAAGCGGCTTTGGTTTTCAAGGGGATATTATACAGATTGGCTCTGCTCGTTCTGATATTCTTTTTGACGCAGGCGAAACCGTAAAAAAGATATATAGCTATTATAATTTAGCTGACAGTGAAAAAATATTGCTATATACCCCAACATTTCGTTGCAAACAAGGTGAACATTATAAACCTGAAGCTTATGAAACAAATATTGATTATGGAATATTAGTTAAAAATTTGAAAAAGAAATTTGCTGGAGACTGGATTGTGTTTTTGAGATTACATCCGGTAGTTTCTGAAGCAAGCAAGACCATGAAACGATTGGATTGCGTTATTGATGCCAGCGATTATCCTGATAGCCAGGAGCTTGTAGCTGCTGCAGATATAATGATTACCGATTATTCGAGTATGATGTTTGAGCCTGCTTTTATAAGAAAGCCTGTTTTTTTATTTGCGCCTGACCGCATGGAATATATCAATGGTGAACGTAAGCTGTTGATTGATTATGATGATCTTCCATTCCCAATTGCGGAAACAAATGAAGCGCTTGCATCTCGTATTAATAATTTTAGTCAAGAAGAATACGAAAGCAAAGTTGACGAGTTTATGAAAAAATATGGTGTTTGTGAGGACGGTCACGCAAGTGAGCGCGCAGCAAAATTTATATCCGATTTAATTGATGGAACGAGGGTAAAAGAATAA
- a CDS encoding adenylyltransferase/cytidyltransferase family protein, with product MNVDDIIKDFPKGLLNWYPFKIDGSILQITDKPDGLTDLLKTISSSVTVMTLKDAAVLNNASGKKLDYIVAVNMIERALDPEKLLDTIASGLVIGGRLLLGADNRLGIKYFCGDRDPFTDRSFDGIENYRKISKTNLARSGGRNYSRFELTQMLDNAGFQNRHFLSVFPNLSMPQIICSENFLPNEELGVRIFPRYHHPDSVFLEEQYLYTDLIKNKLFHQMANSFLIECTKSGPLNKIDYVTVSMDRGKEHAMATVIQGEEVIKKALYPQGLKKLENIMHNAELLENRGLNLVKGMLSENAYISKYVQGEIAVNYLRRLARTDANAFYEKLDLFVDEILKSSNEIEPKDEWKHISGPIFNEGYIDLVPFNSFYVNGEFIFFDQEFCEHGYPAKAIIYRSIEIIFMGNFEQESLVKKKHLWNKYGLKKDLEVWVRLIFEFSWVLKNKTELTKYIDNYQIEPTLLDANRQRINHTDAEYRALFLDFLNDVKNKELILFGSGKYALRFLIQFKNQYKIYCIVDNDPTKWGSKIEGISIRTPDILKDLSTNEYKIVICVKSYMAICNQLRDMNIKTYGIYDPNASFKRQLKDASTKKHVDKGVKKKKYKIGYVAGVFDLFHVGHLNLLKKAKEQCEHLIVGVVSDEGVITYKKTTPYIPFDERLEIVQSCKYVDQAVQIPFKFSTTSHAYQMYRFDCQFSGSDYENNSAWLAAKAFLQKNGSDLVFFSYTEKTSSSMLKKAIKQALGHSDIIEGS from the coding sequence ATGAATGTGGATGACATCATAAAAGATTTCCCTAAAGGTCTGCTAAATTGGTATCCTTTTAAAATAGACGGCTCAATACTTCAAATCACTGATAAACCAGATGGGCTAACTGATTTACTGAAGACAATATCTTCATCTGTAACGGTCATGACTTTAAAGGATGCGGCAGTATTAAATAACGCTTCTGGCAAGAAATTAGATTATATTGTAGCTGTGAATATGATTGAAAGGGCTTTGGATCCTGAGAAATTATTAGATACAATTGCGTCTGGTTTAGTCATTGGCGGACGGCTTTTATTAGGTGCAGATAACAGACTAGGTATTAAATATTTTTGTGGAGACCGTGATCCATTTACAGACAGAAGCTTTGATGGCATTGAAAACTACAGAAAAATAAGCAAAACAAATTTAGCCCGAAGTGGTGGACGAAATTACAGCAGATTTGAGCTTACTCAAATGTTAGATAATGCGGGCTTTCAAAATAGACATTTTTTATCTGTTTTTCCAAACTTATCAATGCCCCAGATTATTTGCTCAGAAAACTTCCTGCCCAATGAAGAACTCGGAGTCCGGATTTTTCCAAGGTATCATCATCCGGATTCAGTGTTTTTGGAAGAGCAGTATTTGTACACTGATTTGATTAAAAACAAACTTTTTCATCAAATGGCCAACAGCTTTTTAATTGAGTGTACAAAAAGCGGCCCCTTAAACAAAATAGACTATGTTACTGTTTCAATGGATCGCGGAAAAGAACATGCTATGGCAACTGTTATTCAAGGAGAAGAGGTCATAAAAAAGGCTTTATATCCCCAAGGATTGAAAAAACTTGAAAACATAATGCACAACGCTGAATTGCTTGAAAACCGCGGTCTTAACCTTGTTAAAGGCATGCTATCTGAAAATGCCTATATATCAAAGTATGTTCAAGGTGAGATTGCTGTTAATTACTTGAGGCGTTTAGCGAGAACGGATGCGAATGCATTTTACGAAAAGTTGGACCTGTTTGTTGATGAGATACTAAAATCATCTAATGAAATTGAACCAAAAGATGAGTGGAAACACATTTCCGGCCCGATTTTTAACGAGGGATATATTGATCTTGTACCTTTTAACAGTTTCTATGTTAACGGGGAATTTATATTTTTTGATCAAGAATTTTGTGAACATGGCTATCCTGCTAAAGCAATAATTTATAGATCAATTGAGATCATCTTCATGGGCAATTTTGAACAGGAATCTTTGGTTAAAAAAAAGCACTTATGGAACAAGTACGGTCTTAAAAAAGATTTGGAGGTCTGGGTTCGGTTAATTTTTGAGTTCTCATGGGTTTTAAAAAACAAAACAGAGCTTACAAAATATATTGATAATTATCAGATAGAACCTACTTTGTTAGATGCGAATCGACAGCGGATAAACCATACCGATGCTGAGTACAGGGCCTTGTTTTTAGATTTTTTGAATGATGTAAAGAATAAGGAACTGATTTTATTTGGATCAGGAAAATATGCCCTGCGTTTTTTGATTCAGTTTAAAAACCAGTATAAAATTTATTGTATCGTAGATAATGACCCCACAAAATGGGGATCCAAAATTGAGGGGATTTCAATACGCACTCCAGATATTTTAAAAGATCTGTCAACCAATGAGTATAAAATTGTAATTTGTGTGAAGTCGTACATGGCTATTTGCAATCAGTTGCGTGATATGAATATAAAAACGTATGGTATTTACGATCCCAATGCTTCATTTAAAAGACAATTAAAAGATGCAAGCACAAAAAAGCATGTTGATAAGGGTGTTAAGAAAAAAAAATATAAAATCGGGTATGTCGCAGGGGTATTTGATTTGTTCCATGTGGGCCATTTGAATCTGCTGAAAAAGGCAAAAGAGCAATGTGAGCATCTTATAGTTGGTGTTGTTTCAGATGAAGGGGTTATAACGTATAAAAAAACCACGCCGTATATTCCTTTTGATGAACGACTTGAGATTGTTCAATCTTGTAAATATGTTGATCAAGCAGTTCAAATCCCTTTCAAATTCAGTACTACAAGCCATGCTTATCAGATGTATCGATTTGATTGTCAGTTTTCAGGCAGTGACTATGAAAATAATTCGGCTTGGCTTGCAGCTAAGGCTTTCCTGCAAAAAAATGGTTCTGACCTAGTCTTTTTTTCTTATACCGAAAAAACTAGTTCGTCTATGCTGAAAAAGGCCATAAAGCAAGCTTTAGGGCACAGTGACATAATAGAAGGCAGCTAA
- the glf gene encoding UDP-galactopyranose mutase gives MYDYLIVGTGLFGATFAYEAQERGKSCLLIDRRDHIGGNIYCENIEGINVHKYGAHIFHTSSKDIWDYVNQFTEFNRFTNMPVANYQGQIFNLPFNMNTFNKLWGVVTPQQAKDKIAGQRKAVGVLEAKNLEEQAISLVGTDIYEKLIKGYTEKQWGRKCSELPAFIIQRLPVRYTYDNNYFNDTYQGIPIEGYNAIIEKMLKSLEVRLNTDFFSDRKRLSSLARKIVFTGMIDEFYEFRFGHLEYRSLKFEHEILDIENYQGNAVVNYTDSKTPFTRIIEHKHFEFGNQEKTVITREFPSEWETGNEPYYPINNQKNNDLFNKYKVLASKENNLIFGGRLADYKYYDMHHVIAYALETVQKEFNESSWSRSVKKSGSVKKTQLERVREYYAKNFVGNEHDIALYQRHISIKRHLLDILNTVHRICQKNNISFYPLYGTMLGAVRHKGFIPWDVDVDIAMMRNDYDRFMAIVKESLEAPYTFVDLSKFEKGYRGNYNRIVNSKGTVMSLNQDWGKGLDEGVHIDIIPLDATYLSENLNVKKTKKIRHIQHLIRCRIYTYEEIKKYYSLSEYKNYRYESEGQDIGMLHHQLSEIAKKGDKDSVLVGNFVTNKMQDVFDLFRKSDLENSIEMPFENMKLKVPADYDQMLQAKYGNRYMEYPSICKRVASNQYFYDMSKPYVFYQKRFFGLFKNLNGARIVLFGSGHMALDYLIENGSRYCPVRIVDNDKRKWGLKLHELEYLDVQRANAQKRCIQDRCRKALSLKIESPEYLKENAADEIRVIITSSFFREIGKQLEEMGIDYYIYVDDKKNLAES, from the coding sequence ATGTATGATTACCTTATAGTGGGCACCGGGCTTTTTGGTGCTACATTTGCGTATGAAGCTCAAGAAAGAGGTAAATCATGCCTTCTTATTGATAGAAGGGATCATATTGGCGGGAATATATATTGTGAAAACATTGAAGGAATTAATGTTCACAAGTACGGAGCTCATATATTCCATACAAGCAGTAAAGATATTTGGGATTATGTGAATCAGTTTACTGAGTTTAATCGATTTACAAATATGCCGGTAGCCAATTACCAGGGTCAGATATTCAATTTACCTTTTAATATGAATACCTTTAATAAACTTTGGGGTGTTGTTACGCCGCAGCAGGCCAAAGACAAAATTGCCGGGCAACGAAAGGCAGTAGGTGTTTTAGAGGCGAAAAACCTTGAAGAGCAGGCAATCTCACTAGTAGGGACAGACATATATGAAAAATTAATAAAGGGCTATACAGAAAAGCAATGGGGACGAAAATGCTCGGAACTGCCGGCTTTTATCATACAAAGATTACCTGTAAGGTATACATATGATAATAATTATTTTAATGATACGTATCAAGGCATTCCAATAGAGGGTTACAACGCAATAATTGAAAAGATGTTAAAAAGTCTGGAAGTTCGACTGAATACAGATTTTTTTTCAGATCGTAAAAGATTGTCTTCCCTGGCCCGCAAAATTGTTTTTACAGGTATGATTGATGAGTTTTATGAGTTCAGATTCGGACATTTGGAATATAGAAGTTTGAAATTTGAACACGAAATATTAGACATTGAAAATTATCAGGGGAACGCTGTAGTGAATTATACTGACAGCAAAACACCCTTTACGAGAATAATCGAACATAAACATTTTGAATTTGGGAATCAGGAGAAAACAGTCATAACCAGGGAATTCCCAAGTGAATGGGAAACCGGGAATGAGCCATATTATCCAATCAATAATCAAAAAAATAATGATCTGTTTAACAAGTACAAAGTTTTAGCGTCAAAAGAAAATAACCTTATCTTTGGGGGGCGTTTGGCAGATTATAAGTATTATGACATGCATCATGTCATTGCTTATGCACTTGAAACTGTTCAAAAAGAATTTAACGAATCGTCATGGAGTAGATCAGTTAAAAAGAGTGGATCAGTTAAAAAAACGCAGTTGGAACGTGTTAGAGAGTATTATGCTAAAAACTTTGTCGGAAATGAACATGATATAGCATTGTACCAGCGGCATATCAGTATTAAACGCCATCTGCTGGATATTTTAAATACAGTACATCGCATTTGTCAGAAGAATAATATCTCTTTTTACCCGCTTTATGGCACCATGCTTGGCGCAGTTCGTCATAAAGGATTTATCCCCTGGGATGTTGATGTAGATATTGCAATGATGCGAAACGACTATGACCGGTTTATGGCAATTGTCAAAGAGAGTCTTGAAGCGCCTTATACTTTTGTAGATCTGTCTAAATTTGAAAAAGGCTATCGTGGGAATTATAATCGAATCGTTAACAGCAAAGGTACAGTGATGAGCCTGAACCAAGATTGGGGCAAAGGGCTTGATGAAGGTGTTCATATCGATATTATCCCACTTGATGCAACGTATTTATCTGAAAATCTGAATGTGAAGAAAACCAAAAAGATACGACACATTCAACATTTAATCAGATGCAGGATTTATACTTATGAAGAGATTAAAAAGTATTATTCCTTATCAGAGTACAAAAACTATAGATATGAATCCGAAGGTCAAGATATAGGAATGCTCCATCATCAACTATCTGAAATTGCAAAGAAGGGCGATAAAGACTCTGTTTTAGTTGGAAATTTTGTTACGAATAAGATGCAGGATGTTTTTGATTTGTTCAGAAAATCGGATTTGGAAAATAGTATTGAAATGCCATTTGAGAATATGAAACTCAAGGTACCGGCCGATTATGATCAGATGCTTCAAGCAAAATATGGTAACAGATACATGGAATATCCGTCGATTTGTAAACGTGTGGCATCGAATCAATATTTTTATGATATGAGTAAACCTTATGTCTTCTATCAAAAAAGATTTTTTGGTTTGTTTAAAAATTTAAATGGCGCCAGGATTGTTTTGTTTGGCTCAGGCCACATGGCACTTGATTACCTGATCGAAAATGGGAGCCGTTATTGTCCGGTACGCATTGTGGATAACGATAAACGCAAATGGGGACTTAAATTACATGAACTTGAGTATCTGGATGTTCAACGAGCGAATGCCCAGAAAAGATGTATTCAGGATAGATGTAGAAAAGCCCTCTCGTTGAAGATTGAATCTCCTGAGTATTTAAAAGAGAATGCAGCAGATGAGATAAGGGTCATCATCACCAGTTCTTTTTTTCGAGAAATCGGAAAACAACTGGAAGAAATGGGTATAGATTATTATATCTATGTGGATGACAAAAAAAATTTAGCAGAAAGTTAG
- a CDS encoding glycerophosphodiester phosphodiesterase family protein: MIESNLPKIWAHRGASAHAPENTIEAFQKAIELGSDGIELDVQLSKDGKLVVIHDEQIDRTSNGSGLVKDLYLEELWTFNYNNKNTVYKHCRLPLLEEVLELVKHTDLELNIELKTGVVQYLGIEQKIDQMLRKYNMVDQVIISSFNHYSLGRMRKCNKTIKMGVLIRDVIMNPFEYVKHIDANALHPSIQLYRLLFDEGLLSEDMAEKLKIFDIDINVWGLMDSDIKTFKSSHAHAIILDAPDAAKKTLLL, translated from the coding sequence GTGATAGAATCAAACCTCCCAAAAATCTGGGCACACCGCGGCGCAAGTGCCCACGCCCCTGAAAATACAATAGAAGCCTTTCAAAAAGCGATTGAGCTTGGTTCTGACGGCATAGAGCTTGATGTTCAACTTTCTAAAGATGGTAAGCTCGTTGTCATTCATGATGAGCAAATTGACCGCACAAGCAACGGAAGCGGCCTTGTAAAAGACCTGTACTTAGAGGAACTGTGGACATTTAATTACAATAACAAAAATACAGTCTATAAACACTGCAGGTTGCCACTTCTTGAGGAAGTCCTTGAACTTGTGAAGCATACGGATCTCGAATTAAATATTGAGCTCAAAACCGGGGTTGTTCAATATTTGGGAATTGAACAGAAAATTGATCAAATGCTCCGTAAATACAATATGGTGGATCAAGTAATCATATCCTCATTTAATCATTATTCATTGGGGCGAATGCGTAAATGTAATAAAACAATAAAGATGGGTGTCTTAATTAGAGATGTTATAATGAATCCATTTGAATATGTTAAACACATTGACGCAAACGCTCTTCATCCGTCAATTCAACTCTATAGACTGTTGTTCGATGAAGGCTTGTTAAGTGAGGACATGGCGGAAAAATTAAAAATATTTGATATTGATATAAATGTTTGGGGCCTTATGGATTCAGATATTAAGACATTTAAATCAAGTCATGCACACGCTATTATTTTAGACGCACCAGACGCAGCAAAAAAGACTCTACTACTATGA